The Roseicyclus marinus genome has a segment encoding these proteins:
- the mlaD gene encoding outer membrane lipid asymmetry maintenance protein MlaD has protein sequence MAAQDNTITEVLVGAAVMAVAVGFFFYAASSTGSGPSGGSYTLTASFRSADGIAVGTDVRLAGVQVGTVTAMTLNPETFRAETTFTLRDDIELPDDSAIAISSEGLLGGNFVEILPGGSPFTYGPGDQIMDTQGSVSLVTLLMRFVSGSDAE, from the coding sequence ATGGCCGCGCAGGACAATACGATCACCGAGGTGCTGGTGGGCGCCGCCGTCATGGCCGTCGCCGTGGGCTTTTTCTTCTATGCCGCCAGCAGCACCGGTTCGGGCCCCTCGGGCGGCAGCTACACGCTCACCGCTTCCTTCCGCTCTGCCGACGGGATCGCGGTCGGCACCGATGTGCGGCTTGCGGGCGTGCAGGTGGGCACGGTCACGGCCATGACGCTCAACCCCGAAACCTTCCGCGCCGAAACCACCTTCACCCTGCGCGACGACATCGAATTGCCCGATGACAGCGCCATCGCCATCTCCTCCGAAGGCCTGCTTGGCGGCAATTTCGTCGAGATCCTGCCCGGCGGCTCGCCCTTCACCTATGGCCCCGGCGACCAGATCATGGATACGCAAGGCTCGGTCAGCCTCGTGACGCTCCTGATGCGCTTCGTCTCGGGCAGCGACGCGGAATGA
- a CDS encoding DUF2155 domain-containing protein has protein sequence MRAGGLFLVCALVLAGLPGATPAQQFDSLGGGTTLDGFALNPDTPIDPDLPSLGAEGGLVTPGPEIQLQITDGQPDVTLRSFPGTGSPVTSVFQPETAQAPRVILRALDKVLGRPTDIDLAMGETVIFGRLAIRAVECRYPVEDPSSDAFAHLEVLTDAGATIFDGWMIASSPALVALEHPRYDLWVLRCTDD, from the coding sequence ATGAGGGCAGGGGGCCTCTTTCTCGTCTGCGCCCTCGTTCTGGCGGGCCTGCCGGGTGCCACCCCCGCGCAGCAATTCGACAGCCTCGGCGGGGGCACGACGCTCGACGGTTTCGCCCTGAACCCCGATACCCCGATCGATCCCGATCTCCCCTCGCTCGGCGCCGAAGGGGGGCTTGTCACCCCCGGTCCCGAAATCCAGCTGCAGATCACCGACGGCCAGCCCGACGTGACGCTGCGCAGCTTTCCCGGAACCGGCTCGCCCGTCACCTCGGTCTTCCAGCCCGAAACGGCTCAGGCCCCGCGCGTGATCCTGCGCGCGCTCGACAAGGTGCTGGGCCGGCCCACCGACATCGACCTTGCCATGGGCGAAACCGTGATCTTCGGGCGGCTCGCGATCCGGGCCGTCGAATGCCGCTACCCGGTCGAGGATCCCTCGTCGGACGCTTTCGCCCATCTCGAGGTCCTGACCGATGCGGGCGCAACGATCTTCGACGGCTGGATGATCGCCTCCTCGCCCGCGCTCGTGGCGCTCGAACACCCCCGCTACGATCTGTGGGTGCTGCGCTGCACAGACGATTGA
- a CDS encoding O-acetylhomoserine aminocarboxypropyltransferase/cysteine synthase family protein, with the protein MSDAPSYGFDTLQIHAGARPDPATGARQTPIYQTTAYVFRDAEHAAALFNLQEVGYIYSRLTNPTVAVLQERIATLEGGVGAVCCSSGHAAQIMALFPLMAPGRNIVASTRLYGGTVTQFSQTIKRFGWSAKFVDFDDLDAVKAAIDEDTRAVFCEAIANPGGYITDLRAIADVADAAGLPLIVDNTSATPYLCRPIEHGATLVVHSTTKYLTGNGTVTGGAIVDSGKFDWSASDKFPSLSAPEPAYHGLKFHETFGPLAFTFHGIAIGLRDLGMTMNPQAAHYTLMGIETLSLRMQRHVENAVTVAKWLEADPRVDFVTYAGLPSSPYFERAKSVCPKGAGALFTFGLKGGYEACVKLVDSLQIFSHVANLGDTRSLIIHSASTTHRQLTPEQQVAAGAAPNVVRLSIGIEDPADLIADLDQALAKATA; encoded by the coding sequence ATGTCCGACGCACCATCCTACGGTTTCGACACGTTGCAGATCCACGCAGGCGCGCGGCCCGACCCGGCGACGGGCGCGCGGCAGACGCCGATCTACCAGACCACGGCCTATGTGTTCCGCGATGCCGAACATGCCGCGGCACTCTTCAACCTTCAGGAAGTGGGCTACATCTATTCGCGGCTCACCAACCCCACCGTCGCCGTGTTGCAGGAGCGGATCGCGACGCTGGAAGGGGGCGTGGGCGCTGTCTGCTGTTCCTCGGGCCATGCGGCGCAGATCATGGCGCTGTTCCCGCTGATGGCGCCGGGGCGCAACATCGTCGCCTCGACCAGGCTTTACGGCGGCACGGTCACGCAGTTCAGCCAGACCATCAAGCGCTTTGGCTGGTCGGCGAAATTCGTCGATTTCGATGATCTGGACGCCGTGAAGGCCGCCATCGACGAGGATACGCGCGCCGTGTTCTGCGAGGCGATCGCCAATCCGGGCGGCTATATCACCGATCTGCGCGCCATCGCGGATGTGGCGGATGCGGCGGGCCTGCCGCTGATCGTCGACAATACCTCGGCCACGCCCTACCTGTGCCGCCCCATCGAGCATGGCGCGACGCTGGTCGTGCATTCGACGACCAAGTACCTGACCGGCAACGGGACGGTGACGGGCGGGGCCATCGTCGATTCGGGGAAATTCGATTGGTCGGCGAGCGACAAGTTCCCGTCCCTTTCGGCGCCCGAGCCTGCCTATCACGGGTTGAAGTTCCACGAGACCTTCGGGCCCTTGGCCTTCACTTTTCACGGGATCGCCATCGGGCTGCGTGATCTGGGCATGACGATGAACCCGCAGGCCGCCCATTACACGCTGATGGGGATCGAGACGCTGTCCTTGCGGATGCAGCGCCATGTGGAGAATGCGGTGACGGTGGCCAAATGGCTGGAGGCCGATCCGCGGGTCGATTTCGTGACCTATGCCGGGCTGCCATCCTCGCCCTATTTCGAGCGGGCCAAGAGTGTTTGCCCCAAGGGCGCAGGGGCCTTGTTCACCTTTGGGCTGAAGGGCGGATACGAGGCTTGTGTGAAGCTGGTCGATTCGCTGCAGATCTTCAGCCATGTGGCGAACCTGGGCGATACCCGCAGCCTGATCATCCATTCGGCCTCGACCACGCATCGCCAGCTGACGCCCGAGCAGCAGGTGGCGGCGGGGGCGGCACCCAACGTGGTGCGGCTGTCCATCGGGATCGAGGATCCGGCCGATCTGATCGCGGATCTGGACCAGGCGCTGGCCAAGGCCACGGCCTGA
- a CDS encoding Hint domain-containing protein, with amino-acid sequence MAQITITANDTPVTTFTSGGATDRQIDISGTFEDEVTVAEQPGSQNSELTQGETVDVAFDFGGTTFTVAYQYIGFLSFNGVDYPVFFLESAGWLVVGIALDPAEYPTVDTVLPRLNTTDPFTDFATVCFAAGTAIMTPDGPRPVEALRIGDLVSRADGGVTPVVWIGRQRLRPWLGGPGKARLVRIAAGALGAGLPLRDLWVTPDHAIRIEGLLVNAGVLVNGATITLEPVKAEMTVHHVETQRHDVILAEGVAAETFVDYVGRQAFDNHAEYVALYGTARPIAESAAPRVTSARMLPMDLRARLGIERAA; translated from the coding sequence GTGGCACAGATCACCATCACCGCCAATGACACCCCGGTCACGACCTTCACCTCGGGCGGGGCGACGGACCGGCAGATCGATATTTCCGGCACCTTCGAAGACGAGGTGACCGTGGCCGAGCAGCCGGGGTCGCAGAACAGCGAACTGACGCAGGGCGAGACGGTCGATGTCGCGTTCGATTTCGGGGGAACGACGTTCACGGTCGCCTATCAATACATCGGCTTCCTGTCGTTCAACGGCGTGGATTACCCGGTGTTCTTCCTCGAGAGCGCGGGCTGGCTGGTGGTGGGCATCGCGCTCGACCCGGCGGAATATCCGACGGTGGACACTGTCCTGCCGCGTCTGAACACGACCGACCCCTTTACCGATTTCGCGACGGTCTGTTTCGCGGCGGGCACGGCGATCATGACGCCCGATGGGCCGCGCCCGGTCGAGGCGCTGCGCATCGGCGATCTGGTGTCGCGCGCGGATGGCGGTGTGACGCCCGTGGTCTGGATCGGGCGGCAGAGGCTCAGGCCCTGGTTGGGCGGGCCAGGCAAGGCGCGGCTGGTGCGGATCGCGGCAGGCGCGCTTGGCGCGGGGCTGCCCCTGCGCGATCTGTGGGTGACGCCCGATCACGCGATCCGGATCGAGGGGCTGTTGGTCAATGCGGGCGTGCTGGTGAATGGCGCGACGATCACGCTGGAGCCGGTCAAGGCGGAGATGACGGTCCATCATGTCGAGACCCAGCGCCATGACGTGATCCTTGCCGAAGGCGTGGCGGCCGAGACTTTTGTCGATTATGTCGGGCGGCAAGCCTTTGACAATCATGCGGAATATGTGGCGCTTTACGGCACGGCGCGGCCCATCGCGGAAAGCGCTGCGCCGCGCGTCACCAGTGCCCGGATGCTGCCCATGGACCTGCGGGCGAGGCTCGGGATCGAACGGGCGGCCTGA
- a CDS encoding NADH:ubiquinone oxidoreductase subunit NDUFA12 produces the protein MLSFLNRLVTWWNGQTVGTQLWTARNGVKVGQDDQGNIFYRSRDGKRRWVIFNGEAEASRISPDWHGWLHHTWAETPSEKPLPHKAWEKPHLANPTGTAMAHLPAGSIRRADPVERRDYEAWTPE, from the coding sequence ATGCTCAGCTTTCTCAACCGCCTCGTGACCTGGTGGAACGGCCAGACGGTCGGCACCCAGCTCTGGACCGCGCGCAACGGCGTCAAGGTCGGGCAGGACGACCAGGGCAACATCTTCTACCGCTCCCGCGACGGCAAACGTCGCTGGGTGATCTTCAACGGCGAGGCCGAGGCAAGCCGCATCAGCCCCGATTGGCACGGCTGGCTGCATCACACCTGGGCCGAAACGCCCAGCGAAAAGCCCCTGCCGCACAAGGCCTGGGAAAAGCCCCATCTCGCCAATCCGACCGGCACCGCCATGGCCCATCTGCCCGCCGGTTCGATTCGCCGCGCCGATCCGGTCGAACGCCGCGATTACGAGGCCTGGACGCCCGAGTGA
- the aat gene encoding leucyl/phenylalanyl-tRNA--protein transferase gives MAHDMFAPARPALTPELMIRAYAAGIFPMSDGAEDDSIFWVDPQRRGVFPLDRFHVSRSLSRRIRQGGFEIAINRDFGAVVAACADRPETWINADIHNTYMALHAMGRAHSVEVWMEGLLAGGVFGVTLGAAFFGESMFSRRTDGSKLALAHLIERLRGGGFQLFDTQFTTSHLESLGAVELPRAEYRRQLQLALASEADFFAMDRAG, from the coding sequence ATGGCACATGACATGTTCGCGCCGGCCCGTCCGGCGCTGACCCCGGAGCTGATGATACGGGCCTATGCGGCCGGCATCTTCCCGATGTCGGACGGTGCAGAGGATGACAGCATTTTCTGGGTCGACCCGCAAAGGCGGGGTGTCTTTCCGCTGGACCGGTTCCATGTGTCGCGCTCGCTGTCCCGGCGCATCCGGCAGGGCGGTTTCGAGATCGCGATCAACCGCGATTTCGGCGCCGTGGTCGCGGCCTGCGCCGACCGGCCCGAGACATGGATCAATGCCGATATCCACAACACCTACATGGCGCTGCATGCGATGGGCCGGGCCCATTCGGTCGAGGTCTGGATGGAGGGCCTGCTTGCGGGCGGCGTCTTTGGCGTGACGCTGGGGGCCGCGTTTTTCGGGGAATCGATGTTCTCGCGCCGGACGGATGGATCGAAGCTGGCGCTCGCACATCTGATCGAGCGGCTGCGGGGGGGCGGGTTCCAGCTTTTCGACACGCAATTCACCACCTCGCATCTGGAGAGCCTTGGCGCGGTCGAACTGCCGCGCGCGGAATACCGGCGGCAATTGCAGCTGGCGCTGGCGAGCGAGGCGGATTTCTTTGCGATGGACCGGGCGGGCTGA